The Polypterus senegalus isolate Bchr_013 chromosome 9, ASM1683550v1, whole genome shotgun sequence genome includes a window with the following:
- the LOC120535496 gene encoding cytochrome c oxidase subunit 4 isoform 1, mitochondrial → MMASRVVSLLSKRAISTSVCMRGHGVAKVEEYSLPSYFDRRESPLPDIRFVKHLTPEQQSLKAKEKGSWVALSNEEKVELYRISFNQSFAEMNKGSSEWKSVLGGILFFMGFTGFVVLWQKHFMYGEIPHTFSEDWIARQSQRMLDMRINPVEGFSSKWDYDKKEWKK, encoded by the exons atGATGGCATCACGGGTAGTTAGTCTCCTCAGCAAGCGAGCAATTTCAACCTCTGTTTGCATGCGTGGTCATG GAGTTGCAAAAGTAGAAGAATATTCTCTTCCATCTTATTTTGATCGACGTGAATCCCCACTGCCAGACATACGATTTGTGAAGCACCTGACTCCAGAGCAGCAGTCtcttaaagcaaaagaaaagggATCATGGGTGGCACTATCAAATGAAGAAAAGGTTGAAT TGTACCGCATTAGCTTCAACCAGAGCTTTGCTGAAATGAACAAGGGATCATCAGAGTGGAAATCTGTTCTTGGTGGAATTCTGTTTTTTATGGGCTTTACTGGCTTTGTAGTCCTCTGGCAAAAGCACTTCA TGTACGGTGAAATTCCACACACTTTTTCTGAAGACTGGATAGCGAGGCAGAGCCAGAGAATGCTGGATATGAGGATCAATCCAGTGGAAGGGTTTTCTTCCAAATGGGACTACGATAAGAAAGAATGGAAGAAATGA